CGATAGGGCCGCACTGGCCGCTTCCTGCTGGAACCGTTGCATCAGCGCATTTGTCGAGCCAAACAGACTGgccgcggcggcggtggccccGGCATCggaaccggcaccaccactctGTTGACCACCTGCACCACGCCCGCTAAAATCAACCCCCGGAAGGGCCGAGAAaccggcggccgccgctgctgccgcctggggccagaaaaaggacgaagcaCCGTACGGCAGTCCGTGGCCGGCAccgatcgccgccgccgccgcatcgaacatcgaaccgGGCATCGTCTTAAGGCCACCGTTCGGTGAACCGAGTCCAAAGGGGGGCGCTGGCTGTGAGCCGGCCGGCTGCTGACCGCCACCAGCGCCCGTTGTCCCGTCGTGCCGGTGTTGCCCGGTGTGGTTTTTGTTCGTGCCACCGGACGCTTTACTTCCGGTACCCGTTCCACCACCGGTTGCTAGTGCGCTCGCTTTACCTGCGGCTCCCTTGACGCCATCGAGACCACCGGATCGTAAACCGGTTCCGGATGCATCCGCCTTCGAGGAACCTCCTCCACCCAACCGCTGATGATGcgcatggtggtgatgatgcgaatgatgatggtgatgatcgtcCAGACCGGGCTGGGGCTTGGGTTCCCGTTTCCGGGGCCGCATCAGGTGCCGTTCCTTCACCTTGTACTCGAGCGTCGAATGGGGCACCCCGTAGTAGCTACCGGCCCGGTGCACGGACATTTCCCCACGCTGGACCGCTTTGACCGCTTCGACGAGACTGTCGCGATCGTAGTTACGGTATTTGCCGCGTTTCGGTCGCGTACCCTTACCACCGGTgcccgtgttgttgttgttgttattgttgttgttaccgttaccgttgttgttgttgttatttgcagctgctgcagcggccgctgccgctgccagcTGGGCACCACCGAGCCCGGTACCGAGaccggcggctgcggcggcggccgccgctgctgccgctgccgccgccgccaccgccgcattCCCACTGCCGAAGTGTGAAATGTCACCGAGCGTCTTGATGACCGAGATGCTGGGACGCTTCTGCATTTGTTCCATTTGTTGCTTCAACAAACTATCTGTcacctgctgttgttgctgttgttgctgttgttgatgttgctgttgctgctgctgttgctgctgctgctgctgttggtgcttcTGAAAGTTCTCGCTAATGCTCCGTACGATCACCTCGTGCACGGAGAGCATCGCCTGCTTGTTGCCTGCggctgccagtgccggtgaAGCGGCCGATCGCGTACCGCCCGGAGTGGTGGCGGGTGCTGGCGGGGAAATGGCGGCATCGACGGGTTTGAGGGCGCCCCGCAGGTTCATCAACGGTGGCGAAATAACGGCACcgagctgatgatgctgatgctgatgatgatggttcgtcgtcgtttgtggtagaccggcaccggccgttCGCGGATCCACCGAAGACGCAACCGAGAGTGTGGAAAGgggtgaggaagaggaaagggaagaggcAAGGGAAGGTTGTTGCGTCACGCCGAGCGGTACCGTCGACAGGTTCGCTGCAACGTTGTTGCCAACAGGGGGCGctagttgttgctgttgctgctgctgaggactAGTGGAAGGATGTTGCTGCAGAtgaaggtgttgctgctgctgctgctgttgctggaggtggtgctgatgatggttccggggaccaacaccgacaccgacgagaTTGCTCAGTACGGCCGCAGCGGCCGccgtcggtggtgatggtgacgtcAGCAGTGCAccttgatggtgatgatgatgcagatgacgttgctgctgctgatgatgctgctccaGCTCACCATTCTTCGGTCCGGGACCGGGCGAAAGCACGGCCGCTGGTGGTAGTACCGGAGCCGGCGCTCGACCATAGGACGGAATTTTGAGGATGACGGATTGTGGATCTTCGGCACCGGGATCACGATCGAGCTCGATCGAGGACAGCGACACCGGTGTGTCCGGTGTACCGGAGGCGGAGATCGTCCGCAGCTTTCGctcctgctggagctgctgcagaaaCGGCAAGTAGCAGGCCGGATCGAGACCGGGCGGCGGCAGTCCAGTTGGCgtctgctggtgttgatgatgatgatgctgttgctgtgttgtcGCCGGTGTTGTCGCTCCGTTGGCAGTGCCGAGGGCCGCACTCAGCGATGGTGACGAACAGttgacgttgctgctgttgacgttgATGGTGGCCGGAAGGAGAGGGGTGGCCGGCGAGACCGGGGCTACACCGGCCGTGGCCGGTACCGGGGTCGCATGGGCACTAACCATCTTGATCTGATCGGCCAGCTCCTGTTGCttttcgagcagtttgcgCAACAAATCGGGCAGTTCGGCCAGCACCGCCTGCTGTGCCTCGTTCGATGCCTGGGCCCGGGCACTGGCCGTGACCGCCAGCATACGCTGCACCTGCATCAGCAGGCCCGGATCGAGTAGCGTGgaatcggcggcggcggccgtcgccggcgtcgtcgccagcaacggggatgatgattgtgTCGTGGCCGGCGGTGTCGTGGTGGTTGTCGCAGCACCGGCTGCTGGCGGTCGATTAccgacggtgctgctggtcgccgGATGTGACTGGATGTGTTGCTTGAGGGCGAGCGCCTCCAGGATGGCCGGTTCCGGGGTGCCACGCTGGACACTGCCGGTTGGCGTCGTCGCTTCGTGGCGCGCCGTATCGTACATCTTCAGCACCATCTCGGCCAGCACGTGATGCGGCAGTTTGTCCAGCAGTTCCGCCTCCTTCATCTCCTCGTCCTGTGAGTCcttatcgtcgtcatcatccagcAGAGCCTCGGCGCAGAGGCCACCGATACCaagaccaccggcaccaccacctgcaccaccaccaccaccaacgatgccTCGCTTGTAACCGATGGCCAGTTTGTAGACTTTGTTGCGGAGCGTCGACCGCGGAATGCCGTACTGGACGGCGGCCCGGCGTGTCCCGAGCCGGCCACTGATGATGTCCTGCAGTGCGCTCTGCAGCCCATCCTCGGTGTACGCTTTGCGGCCACCGACGGCACCGCTGACCGGTGATAGACGTGCTGGTTTTGATCTGCTAAgggaagagagacagagagagagagaggcgaaagagaagaaaaaaaatggaagcattTAGTAGTCATCGATTTCCTGCGACTCGATCTCGGACCATATATAAACCCCAATGCCTGCTGAGATATTTTCACACAAAATCCACCGACACAAAACGTGCAAGGCAAACGtgatttttcataaatttttcgCGTCGCGCAAgacgtttttttccccttggGTTTTGGGCTTTGGCCGAGGCGCCTCCTTCGGTCGAGGCACTTGAAGCCATGCCGTGGCCACGAGACCATCGTCAACCATATCGCTTACGCCAGCATCTAGCGGGCGTTTCGGGTGCTTTTCACtcttttcacattttcgcTTCCGCGTCGCCTCCTTCTCGTGCTCTCATTGTCCAActgagcgaaaaaaaacgggatgaaggaaggaagggtagGAAAGGTGAGGAttagtggggggagggggtaccCTCTTATGTGGGGGGTGGTGCGGTATGGCTTGGTGAAAATTTTTCGCCTGCCAGAAACCAAGTGCCACTCGGTCGCTGCTCCGGAGTGTGCaaccagagtgtgtgtgtgtgtgtgtgtgtgtgtgtgtaagcgtcATGCATCCTTCTCTCTTGATTGCACGTGtgctcgtgtatgtgtgtgtgtgtgtgtgtgcaaaatgGGGACTGGCGTCGTACAAGGACGATCACCAGCGACGTCTCGCGGTGACACACCAGCAATGGCCCCGTAGACTATGgtgaggcggggggggggggggggagtggcaCACACGCCAGTAAAAATAGCGCCAATCAAGGGCCAACgaaagaaggagcagaagcgaagagagagagagagaaagcgcgCAAGGCTCGGAggtactttgtgtgtgtaggtgtgtgggATAGGAGTGTGCCAGCGAGTGGGTGGCGAAAATGAAGCACGAAAGCACCTATCctagccaagccaagccacaaccgaccaacagaccgaccgaccgaccgaacgaagcAACTTAACTGCTCCGGAACGGTTGAATTGAGCGGAAGCGAGTAGAAGGAGCAACGGGACGGGGTGACTTTACACGTCTTGACGGCAGTCAGGAGCCACTTTGGAGGCCCACTTGCCCTAATTCGGTGCGAAACGAAACTGCATTCGCGACGAACTCGCGCTAGAGAACCGGCCACCAGCTACGGAAGCAACGCCAGCTATAGCCGGGATCTAATCGCAGCTTTGGCAACGCAAAGGACACGTTTTTCGCTCGAAAAGAAATGCTGTTTTTGGAATAAAATTCCCAACATCTTAGCATGCCGTGTCTTTTGacatagggccctattgcgagtgtcttgtgttgcaaacgagactgccttactactgctgaaaaaacttagcagtcttgtttagcttttatgaattaactagtgaatttttacagcctgatttcaaaacaaatactaatacttccaaattaatcaccaacacaattaaaaatcaacatccttcggtccaatggcaactacgaccaaaacgaaaaaatataccattttcagcctcgttttcaagactcagagtctgttgccaaaagctaccagactctgagtcttgaaaacgagactgaaagtcgcgttgccattggaccgaaggatgttggtttttagtggtgttggtgattaatttggtagtattagtatttgttttgaaatcaggctgtaaaaattcactagttcattcataaaagctaaacaagactgctaagttttttcagcagtagtaaggcagtctcgtttgcaagacaagacactcgcaatagggcccataatttGTGTTTAAAATACTTCGAGACTCGCCCTCCCGATGGCATTCATTTCTTGGAGAGAAAAGTATGAGACATCCAATCTGGACTCGAGGTTTGTCAATTTTTTTCCGCtggttttgaatgtttttcaaacaatttgctcGATAGTAGCcgcaatcaacaacaaaatagaGCTCGAGCGAAATTTTGTTTCTTGTATGAGTCTTGTTTGCACGATAGTAGAGGGAACAAATGTTACATTGTAGTAGGCTGCGACGTTTTAAATGGTACCGagtaaagatttttttctcttaagggggggcttcgctattttattttaatttcttcgcatttactttttatatttttttttcttatgagtgcttattttTTCAAGAGTATTATGTTAAATTTTGggaacaatcgaagcaaaactggcagagatatggatttttgaaaattcgcCTTTCATACAATCCTCAATgtatctcgcgactttgaatcgcgattcccaaaacctacgttttcaaagccggtgcccatcgtagcataaaaactacttgaccgatcgatttgaaattttgaacacataatctttaCACtttttgccaggtagccccgtcgagtttttcttaaaattattgatacttttttttacataattttttgaattatgtaaagccCATTGTTTGACgcaatttccaaaaaaaaagcatcactttttcaacttcaaaaatctgccaaaaatctaaaaatgagaaatttcacaaaaactcgacggggctacctggataaacttatgatctaacaaaagaatatttatttgtatattgctgatgacccagcacgtggctaccatgggcaccgcaaaaagtacattttggcaaacttgcctttcaaGATTGGaagccatgaacgtagttttgagcaaatcttcttcaaaatagaaccaaatttTCTTGAAAAATTGTAGTTTAATCtgaaattattttgaaaaattaaagtagactggtttcttcactaaaaatcatcaaaaataagccttttttagacccgaaataaccaaagcccccccttaaaactGAGCCATTCAGCTCTCAGCGGctgtaaacgaaaaaaatgtaCGGAGAGCAATTTGCCTCCGCAAATCTGAACAATTGTTTGGCCAACTCGTTGTTTGTCCGAACAATTTGCCCATGTATGGGAGGGCTTTAAGGTActtcccaccccaaaaacgaatCCAATTAATGGTCTCGTTGATGAAGATAATTTAACAAAGTCACCCGGGCACATTTGATGAGTCGCTTTTTGTGGTGAGCATTGGACTGCGTGTTCCTTAGCAACTTTCCTCCGGCCACATAGGTTCCGTGGATTGCGTTGCAATGGAAACAACGGATTTCTGGTGctgcgacaacgacgacgacgacgaatgcatcgatcgattccgttttGACCATATTActccaaaaacgaaacacatcCCTACATTTGACCCCGGTTCGGTCCACACCAATCGCAATGACCACCCTCCGAGCGaaggcgaaaagaaaaaaaaaacagggggaCAAACGgacacaaaaaccaacaatccAATCGCCAAGCcaagagatacagagagaaagagagagaaagagagaaatggaagaggaagaaagaaagggaaagaagaagcgagacCGTGAAGTGGTGTGATGTGATAATTGCATCATAAAACGCgtcccctcccaccaccccccactcTCGCGATAactcccgatcccgatgctTTGACCAtgatggtggctggttggccccGGCGGCATCAGGTTACTGACCAGCGCAACGTGCCACCCGAGGAGTAAAAGAGAGtgagcaagcgagagagagagagcgagcaagagaaagGGTGTATCTGGTGTCGTCGGCGACGATCGAAGGATCTTCTTATCTCCTCGCTACGGTACGCGTCTTGTTCGCGTCGCCGGTTCCAGAGTGGGTCGTGGTCGGTCATTTGCCGGGCCAAGGCTGGACTACTGTAGTCCACCCTGTTGTAGTTGCCTTTGACGTCGGTCTACGGAAAAGGAACGGAAACTCAGGACCCCGCCTGACGCTTGACGGTTGATGATTATGTCGTTGTGCTTTTAGAGGGTTACACTCTTGGCCATTTACActccactgtgtgtgtgtgtcactctTTTTGCGGAAGAAATGGATCCGCAacgatggcaaaaaaaaacacacagacaaacacactgACAATCGGCCACGAAGTATCACGGGCATGCTGCGTGGCGTAAGATGCGAAAGAAGATACTGATGAGGAACAGTCCCTCACGTCACCGTCATCGAATGAAGTGCATCAAAACGATGCGAGCACCCAGCGTCAACGTCACCAACAACATATTAAACATCACGAGTTCGCTGCTCTGCtcagcgttgttgttgcggatCTTGTCGTCCTCTCAATCGCCGCCCTGGAATTAGACGCCAAGCGATGACGTTCCCCGAAATagggaggacacacacacacactctctctctctcttttgctcgaAATGCAACGATCCCCCAAACCATCATCTCAACCGTTGAAAGCGGGCGCTCGCAAAGGATACCGAGGGTCCTTTCGGTGATAAAGGAATCTGCGGAGGAAAGACGGAGCCGAGGAAGgcgcgaaggaaggaagacgaCGTGTGTCTAGACGTGTCGATTTTTGTGAAGCCTCTTGTTCGGCTGTTGGCCCAAATTCCCGTGTCatcatccaccagcaccaccagcaccagcaccgttgtcatcgtcatcgtcgtcatcgtcgtcgtcgtcatcgtcgttgtgtgtTTGAATTGACGACGAtgcaaagagaaagggaaagacacgggggtgggggttgtaAAATCGGGTTCAAGTGGTTGTGGTCGCTTCATTCCGGGAACTCCCTCGCGCATATTGCACTAACTACCGTTGCACTCGCTTGCGGCTTGCAGCCGTTTTCGGTGGGAATTggaatcgaaaacgaaagggaacagtaggaaaaacagaaaaacaaaaaccacggaGCCTACTTGGACACGGGACCATTTTCCTCGAAATCCCGTcccgtgtgtcgtgtgttggCTAATAAATGTTTggttcgcgagcgcgcgcgcgcgcagcttATGACACTTTCGGTGGCCAGGAATGTCATCGCGGTTCTGCGGTGCGCCGCCCGTGTTTGCGTAACATACACCGGGAGGGACGGTGGAAAGTGCAAAGCTGGCATCTGGGAactgccttcttcttcgattgctCTGATGGATGGTTGTAAATGCAATGTACCAAGTAACAAACATTCCTCTGCACTACGTTATCAATCCCCTTTTGTCGTCTGTGGTTGTTATCAGTGCCCGGTGCTCTgcagcaccgtcaccggtaCCGTTCGGTCTCCGAATCCGAATATTATCCGAGCCCCTTTTGCTGgccgttgtgtgtgcgtgcgagcgagttTTCGGGCAACATGGCTGTTGTTTAGAAAGATGGCGATTGGCagaaccgccatcatcatcatcatcaccatcgtcatcatcgagcttggtggaggagggggtgtAGAAACCGGTTCCCTGGTCCCCGGTCCCCTCGGGCAAACCGGTTTTTCGGTGCTGCGTCTCCGTCTTTGTTTCTCTCCCCACTCCCTTTTGTGCACCTGATTCGTTTGAATTTATGTTGTTGGCATCCCATTCGTGTTTAGAAGAAGCGCCCGGCGCGGAACTGACATTAGAAACGCCCCTTAAAAGCGTTCGCCGCCATCGGCCGATCGGCCATATTGGAAGATTAGATATGCTTACGGGAAAGGTAGGAGAATGAGAAGCAAGACGataaaagacacacacacacacatacgtacatGTTGTAGCGAACGTAATTTGGATGCGATTGCTAATTCCAATTAGCGAGTAAAAGCTTCAGGGCGTGTGGTTTCGGAAGGCagtggggttgggggttggcCTAAACAACCCACGTGTGCCACTTGTGCTTCTACAGCCTCTAGCTGCTTAGCATGTTTTGTCAGTTTTTGTCAATGCACTGTGAAATGTGTCTGTTTATCGTGCAACGGCGCCGGAAGGTCAGTTCGGTGTTTGGTAATTCAGCAACGTGATGGTAGCCCAGAATAGGTGTCACCATTACTAATATGCGTGTAGTTTccacagcaaaagaaaaggctCATTATCGGTTTGTAGTACAAACTGTAGTTGCCTGTTTGTTATGACCGAAAGTTATGGAAACAATGCGAGATCatattgggttttttttcagcAAAATGTTATACTTTATGGCATTTTAATAGTAACATACGACACTGAGATCTGTTTTTTACTTTGATAGTTGTCAAGAAGTTTTAGATCGTTCAATGGAAGCTATATAAACTCATCAAGTACGaaagaaggaaataaaagAGCGAAAAGGAACAAATTAATTAGTCTGGTGGGGATAATCTGGCCTTGGCATGTGTAACGTTAAC
The sequence above is a segment of the Anopheles darlingi chromosome 2, idAnoDarlMG_H_01, whole genome shotgun sequence genome. Coding sequences within it:
- the LOC125950261 gene encoding uncharacterized protein LOC125950261 isoform X3; protein product: MADCSYARCVQERRYIRRELTKWTKNMVYIVGLERVAEELMGRRKWKHYQDVLTRQQLNLLDTSTTTTTTTTTNTTETDLLSGDTTTTATVTSSIVANTITTTSNNSNNSSSAVQQLQLQLQAGGQLMSTVATGPTTAAAALSLTAGDVGGATVAAAAAAGEPLAQMIDQKSLVAATSVAIPVLTAPAASATQPVNTNMATTTTAIAVRNGHCAKGELDLGASTGDPKLASSASPCSSPFNTNTNTNSSSSGHHGGGASSPRHAKDDAGRSVSRSPSTTTATATTMNCHGHNDNGSVAVVMASSTPTRSSMPASPSIAPEHQVDECAGDVDVPGVDGSRQTATTPSPYRRRRLSTPSGSPGNREAATSGDDCGRTSTLVKQEPMEGHKESVAIIETAAAGSVQQTETDATMAAHRSLTGRTGKTPPVPDTGTAHNNNTINSNNNTIAHRSNGSITDNEDEEEEDRGPDNKGDATQDEPSGSAATSPPPPPPPPIDWKPQEKCYFCVDGKLLTVNEAGELVPETGPVPGTETDHRIIGLNRRATVTNANAAAAAAAAAAAAAAALAGESDSDTSESSEPELLANLLSGARLGMAPSAGAGAGGLPPNAKTIAALLRDAGATQNLSSLQNFAAQFNVAAAAAASAANTLPNLAQLYNPLWYSQLQQQLSPSAMDTTPGGVSATASISPSGAAAKMVGATGEQPLDLSAKPGTSGMSTLLSSMMDPKLLYNRSKPARLSPVSGAVGGRKAYTEDGLQSALQDIISGRLGTRRAAVQYGIPRSTLRNKVYKLAIGYKRGIVGGGGGAGGGAGGLGIGGLCAEALLDDDDDKDSQDEEMKEAELLDKLPHHVLAEMVLKMYDTARHEATTPTGSVQRGTPEPAILEALALKQHIQSHPATSSTVGNRPPAAGAATTTTTPPATTQSSSPLLATTPATAAAADSTLLDPGLLMQVQRMLAVTASARAQASNEAQQAVLAELPDLLRKLLEKQQELADQIKMVSAHATPVPATAGVAPVSPATPLLPATINVNSSNVNCSSPSLSAALGTANGATTPATTQQQHHHHQHQQTPTGLPPPGLDPACYLPFLQQLQQERKLRTISASGTPDTPVSLSSIELDRDPGAEDPQSVILKIPSYGRAPAPVLPPAAVLSPGPGPKNGELEQHHQQQQRHLHHHHHQGALLTSPSPPTAAAAAVLSNLVGVGVGPRNHHQHHLQQQQQQQQHLHLQQHPSTSPQQQQQQQLAPPVGNNVAANLSTVPLGVTQQPSLASSLSSSSPLSTLSVASSVDPRTAGAGLPQTTTNHHHQHQHHQLGAVISPPLMNLRGALKPVDAAISPPAPATTPGGTRSAASPALAAAGNKQAMLSVHEVIVRSISENFQKHQQQQQQQQQQQQQHQQQQQQQQQQVTDSLLKQQMEQMQKRPSISVIKTLGDISHFGSGNAAVAAAAAAAAAAAAAAAGLGTGLGGAQLAAAAAAAAAANNNNNNGNGNNNNNNNNNTGTGGKGTRPKRGKYRNYDRDSLVEAVKAVQRGEMSVHRAGSYYGVPHSTLEYKVKERHLMRPRKREPKPQPGLDDHHHHHSHHHHHAHHQRLGGGGSSKADASGTGLRSGGLDGVKGAAGKASALATGGGTGTGSKASGGTNKNHTGQHRHDGTTGAGGGQQPAGSQPAPPFGLGSPNGGLKTMPGSMFDAAAAAIGAGHGLPYGASSFFWPQAAAAAAAGFSALPGVDFSGRGAGGQQSGGAGSDAGATAAAASLFGSTNALMQRFQQEAASAALSPDGGHRHSHHHQHHGAGAGAGGKSVPTGLPKGSSVREMAEQLYDGSGTNGGSFLDDIIRHSLDKKPGDGLSPSHGGHHHHHHHHGALFDQLLLKSNLGRSTVSPRSDAMSGGVLDGTGDGSSMALLGKGGGLKRAATSSPLGFHPDATVLVKRERASPGASSTSSTGSSKPSSQLSLGNMEHLMKLRENLSSMSVAQLQRTAMEELNGGHHHQHSDGGDSDDAVGGSSRSLAAAGLQQQQQQHLHGSSHHHHHQAAALSLRHSLSQQHHLQQQQHHQQQQQQQQQQQLRPPGITGGDDSS
- the LOC125950261 gene encoding uncharacterized protein LOC125950261 isoform X4, giving the protein MFSEASSSSSSFLPAKDMRLERVAEELMGRRKWKHYQDVLTRQQLNLLDTSTTTTTTTTTNTTETDLLSGDTTTTATVTSSIVANTITTTSNNSNNSSSAVQQLQLQLQAGGQLMSTVATGPTTAAAALSLTAGDVGGATVAAAAAAGEPLAQMIDQKSLVAATSVAIPVLTAPAASATQPVNTNMATTTTAIAVRNGHCAKGELDLGASTGDPKLASSASPCSSPFNTNTNTNSSSSGHHGGGASSPRHAKDDAGRSVSRSPSTTTATATTMNCHGHNDNGSVAVVMASSTPTRSSMPASPSIAPEHQVDECAGDVDVPGVDGSRQTATTPSPYRRRRLSTPSGSPGNREAATSGDDCGRTSTLVKQEPMEGHKESVAIIETAAAGSVQQTETDATMAAHRSLTGRTGKTPPVPDTGTAHNNNTINSNNNTIAHRSNGSITDNEDEEEEDRGPDNKGDATQDEPSGSAATSPPPPPPPPIDWKPQEKCYFCVDGKLLTVNEAGELVPETGPVPGTETDHRIIGLNRRATVTNANAAAAAAAAAAAAAAALAGESDSDTSESSEPELLANLLSGARLGMAPSAGAGAGGLPPNAKTIAALLRDAGATQNLSSLQNFAAQFNVAAAAAASAANTLPNLAQLYNPLWYSQLQQQLSPSAMDTTPGGVSATASISPSGAAAKMVGATGEQPLDLSAKPGTSGMSTLLSSMMDPKLLYNRSKPARLSPVSGAVGGRKAYTEDGLQSALQDIISGRLGTRRAAVQYGIPRSTLRNKVYKLAIGYKRGIVGGGGGAGGGAGGLGIGGLCAEALLDDDDDKDSQDEEMKEAELLDKLPHHVLAEMVLKMYDTARHEATTPTGSVQRGTPEPAILEALALKQHIQSHPATSSTVGNRPPAAGAATTTTTPPATTQSSSPLLATTPATAAAADSTLLDPGLLMQVQRMLAVTASARAQASNEAQQAVLAELPDLLRKLLEKQQELADQIKMVSAHATPVPATAGVAPVSPATPLLPATINVNSSNVNCSSPSLSAALGTANGATTPATTQQQHHHHQHQQTPTGLPPPGLDPACYLPFLQQLQQERKLRTISASGTPDTPVSLSSIELDRDPGAEDPQSVILKIPSYGRAPAPVLPPAAVLSPGPGPKNGELEQHHQQQQRHLHHHHHQGALLTSPSPPTAAAAAVLSNLVGVGVGPRNHHQHHLQQQQQQQQHLHLQQHPSTSPQQQQQQQLAPPVGNNVAANLSTVPLGVTQQPSLASSLSSSSPLSTLSVASSVDPRTAGAGLPQTTTNHHHQHQHHQLGAVISPPLMNLRGALKPVDAAISPPAPATTPGGTRSAASPALAAAGNKQAMLSVHEVIVRSISENFQKHQQQQQQQQQQQQQHQQQQQQQQQQVTDSLLKQQMEQMQKRPSISVIKTLGDISHFGSGNAAVAAAAAAAAAAAAAAAGLGTGLGGAQLAAAAAAAAAANNNNNNGNGNNNNNNNNNTGTGGKGTRPKRGKYRNYDRDSLVEAVKAVQRGEMSVHRAGSYYGVPHSTLEYKVKERHLMRPRKREPKPQPGLDDHHHHHSHHHHHAHHQRLGGGGSSKADASGTGLRSGGLDGVKGAAGKASALATGGGTGTGSKASGGTNKNHTGQHRHDGTTGAGGGQQPAGSQPAPPFGLGSPNGGLKTMPGSMFDAAAAAIGAGHGLPYGASSFFWPQAAAAAAAGFSALPGVDFSGRGAGGQQSGGAGSDAGATAAAASLFGSTNALMQRFQQEAASAALSPDGGHRHSHHHQHHGAGAGAGGKSVPTGLPKGSSVREMAEQLYDGSGTNGGSFLDDIIRHSLDKKPGDGLSPSHGGHHHHHHHHGALFDQLLLKSNLGRSTVSPRSDAMSGGVLDGTGDGSSMALLGKGGGLKRAATSSPLGFHPDATVLVKRERASPGASSTSSTGSSKPSSQLSLGNMEHLMKLRENLSSMSVAQLQRTAMEELNGGHHHQHSDGGDSDDAVGGSSRSLAAAGLQQQQQQHLHGSSHHHHHQAAALSLRHSLSQQHHLQQQQHHQQQQQQQQQQQLRPPGITGGDDSS
- the LOC125950261 gene encoding uncharacterized protein LOC125950261 isoform X5; amino-acid sequence: MKSGLERVAEELMGRRKWKHYQDVLTRQQLNLLDTSTTTTTTTTTNTTETDLLSGDTTTTATVTSSIVANTITTTSNNSNNSSSAVQQLQLQLQAGGQLMSTVATGPTTAAAALSLTAGDVGGATVAAAAAAGEPLAQMIDQKSLVAATSVAIPVLTAPAASATQPVNTNMATTTTAIAVRNGHCAKGELDLGASTGDPKLASSASPCSSPFNTNTNTNSSSSGHHGGGASSPRHAKDDAGRSVSRSPSTTTATATTMNCHGHNDNGSVAVVMASSTPTRSSMPASPSIAPEHQVDECAGDVDVPGVDGSRQTATTPSPYRRRRLSTPSGSPGNREAATSGDDCGRTSTLVKQEPMEGHKESVAIIETAAAGSVQQTETDATMAAHRSLTGRTGKTPPVPDTGTAHNNNTINSNNNTIAHRSNGSITDNEDEEEEDRGPDNKGDATQDEPSGSAATSPPPPPPPPIDWKPQEKCYFCVDGKLLTVNEAGELVPETGPVPGTETDHRIIGLNRRATVTNANAAAAAAAAAAAAAAALAGESDSDTSESSEPELLANLLSGARLGMAPSAGAGAGGLPPNAKTIAALLRDAGATQNLSSLQNFAAQFNVAAAAAASAANTLPNLAQLYNPLWYSQLQQQLSPSAMDTTPGGVSATASISPSGAAAKMVGATGEQPLDLSAKPGTSGMSTLLSSMMDPKLLYNRSKPARLSPVSGAVGGRKAYTEDGLQSALQDIISGRLGTRRAAVQYGIPRSTLRNKVYKLAIGYKRGIVGGGGGAGGGAGGLGIGGLCAEALLDDDDDKDSQDEEMKEAELLDKLPHHVLAEMVLKMYDTARHEATTPTGSVQRGTPEPAILEALALKQHIQSHPATSSTVGNRPPAAGAATTTTTPPATTQSSSPLLATTPATAAAADSTLLDPGLLMQVQRMLAVTASARAQASNEAQQAVLAELPDLLRKLLEKQQELADQIKMVSAHATPVPATAGVAPVSPATPLLPATINVNSSNVNCSSPSLSAALGTANGATTPATTQQQHHHHQHQQTPTGLPPPGLDPACYLPFLQQLQQERKLRTISASGTPDTPVSLSSIELDRDPGAEDPQSVILKIPSYGRAPAPVLPPAAVLSPGPGPKNGELEQHHQQQQRHLHHHHHQGALLTSPSPPTAAAAAVLSNLVGVGVGPRNHHQHHLQQQQQQQQHLHLQQHPSTSPQQQQQQQLAPPVGNNVAANLSTVPLGVTQQPSLASSLSSSSPLSTLSVASSVDPRTAGAGLPQTTTNHHHQHQHHQLGAVISPPLMNLRGALKPVDAAISPPAPATTPGGTRSAASPALAAAGNKQAMLSVHEVIVRSISENFQKHQQQQQQQQQQQQQHQQQQQQQQQQVTDSLLKQQMEQMQKRPSISVIKTLGDISHFGSGNAAVAAAAAAAAAAAAAAAGLGTGLGGAQLAAAAAAAAAANNNNNNGNGNNNNNNNNNTGTGGKGTRPKRGKYRNYDRDSLVEAVKAVQRGEMSVHRAGSYYGVPHSTLEYKVKERHLMRPRKREPKPQPGLDDHHHHHSHHHHHAHHQRLGGGGSSKADASGTGLRSGGLDGVKGAAGKASALATGGGTGTGSKASGGTNKNHTGQHRHDGTTGAGGGQQPAGSQPAPPFGLGSPNGGLKTMPGSMFDAAAAAIGAGHGLPYGASSFFWPQAAAAAAAGFSALPGVDFSGRGAGGQQSGGAGSDAGATAAAASLFGSTNALMQRFQQEAASAALSPDGGHRHSHHHQHHGAGAGAGGKSVPTGLPKGSSVREMAEQLYDGSGTNGGSFLDDIIRHSLDKKPGDGLSPSHGGHHHHHHHHGALFDQLLLKSNLGRSTVSPRSDAMSGGVLDGTGDGSSMALLGKGGGLKRAATSSPLGFHPDATVLVKRERASPGASSTSSTGSSKPSSQLSLGNMEHLMKLRENLSSMSVAQLQRTAMEELNGGHHHQHSDGGDSDDAVGGSSRSLAAAGLQQQQQQHLHGSSHHHHHQAAALSLRHSLSQQHHLQQQQHHQQQQQQQQQQQLRPPGITGGDDSS